A single window of Ananas comosus cultivar F153 linkage group 24, ASM154086v1, whole genome shotgun sequence DNA harbors:
- the LOC109728833 gene encoding BAG family molecular chaperone regulator 7: MSLFPSFDLFDPSLLPLSLSAHHPDSLFIAHDLHYCSYSDPLLALDLLNPNPSPFDLCPFFAFDLDLDLAAADLASFRRFRERAEAEASLRSLGDRVAALELGFDRAVAGDRRYKWTAEIGGERKYKWSAVAKGSGERSLKWTKEIKGEGHDGFDRKYKWAAERKLGGEGGVKWTAEIKGKGKREPLSHTYSFHMSTPKLGKEEEEEEEEEEEEEEKKKKGKEKKKEKKKEKACAARAVEIEEKNPGAIVVRRAFARSYNKGKRKELSPQDAALLIQMSFRAHLARRSQVLRCLRDLAIAKAKLKEIRALFTNFPYRRRIAHDAEERQRFSEKIIVLLLTVDALEGPDYMVRAAKKSMVDELEAMLDMVDPQPPGKLSSLRRRTFDLPDGAQLSKDMTSSVEEVIQLIEREA, encoded by the exons ATGAGCCTCTTCCCCAGCTTCGACCTCTTCGAcccctctctcctccccctctccctctccgctcACCACCCCGACTCCCTCTTCATCGCCCACGACCTCCACTACTGCTCCTACTCCGATCCCCTCCTCGCCCTCGACCTCctgaaccctaaccctagccccttCGACCTCTGCCCCTTCTTCGCCTTCGACCTCGACCtcgacctcgccgccgccgatcTCGCCTCGTTCCGGCGCTTCCGCGAGCGCGCCGAGGCCGAGGCCTCGCTCCGCAGCCTCGGCGACCGCGTCGCCGCTCTCGAGCTAGGGTTCGACCGCGCCGTCGCCGGCGATCGGAGGTACAAGTGGACGGCGGAGATCGGGGGGGAGAGGAAGTACAAATGGTCGGCGGTGGCGAAGGGGTCGGGGGAGCGGAGCTTGAAGTGGACGAAGGAGATCAAGGGGGAAGGGCACGACGGGTTCGATCGCAAGTACAAGTGGGCGGCGGAGAGGAAGCTCGGCGGGGAAGGGGGAGTGAAGTGGACGGCCGAGATCAAGGGGAAGGGGAAGCGCGAGCCCCTGTCGCACACGTACTCGTTCCACATGTCCACGCCCAAGCTtgggaaggaggaggaagaagaagaagaggaggaggaggaggaggaggagaagaagaagaaggggaaggagaagaagaaggagaagaagaaggagaaggcgTGCGCCGCACGTGCGGTGGAGATCGAGGAGAAGAATCCCGGCGCCATTGTTGTGAGAAGG GCTTTTGCTAGGAGCTATAACAAGGGCAAGAGGAAGGAGCTGTCGCCACAAGATGCTGCATTGCTGATCCAGATGTCGTTCAGAGCTCATCTGGCCCGGCGTTCTCAGGTGCTCCGCTGCCTTCGGGATCTGGCAATAGCCAAAGCAAAACTGAAGGAGATCAGGGCCTTGttcaccaacttcccttatcgCCGCCGGATTGCCCACGATGCGGAAGAGCGCCAGAGGTTCTCTGAGAAAATTATCGTCCTCCTGCTGACTGTTGATGCCCTTGAG GGACCCGACTATATGGTGCGGGCCGCGAAGAAGTCCATGGTGGACGAACTCGAGGCAATGCTGGACATGGTGGACCCGCAGCCGCCCGGGAAGCTGAGTTCGCTGAGGCGAAGAACATTCGACCTTCCTGACGGCGCACAACTCTCCAAGGATATGACGTCCAGCGTGGAAGAGGTCATCCAGCTGATCGAACGGGAGGCGTAG